A DNA window from Streptomyces sp. CA-278952 contains the following coding sequences:
- the tkt gene encoding transketolase, whose product MAPAETPNGPNDGRDPRLAPPLADAAGWGPLDVRAVDTVRVLAADAVQKAGHGHPGTAMSLAPLAYLLFQQVMRHDPADDQWLGRDRFVLSCGHSSLTLYIQLYLSGYGMELTDLEALRTWGSATPGHPEYRHTRGVEITTGPLGQGLASAVGMAMAARRERGLLDPDAPAGTSPFDHHVYVVASDGDLMEGVTSEASSLAGHQELGNLIVFYDSNHISIEDDTDISFSEDVTARYAAYGWDVHTVDFTRTGDYVEDVDALLAAVEAAKSERGRPSLILLRTIIGWPAPTKQNTGKAHGSALGDEEVAATKKLLGFDPNADFAVEDDVLEHARAVVERGADAHRAWEPGYQEWRSTHPERAELLDRLREQKFPEGWTDSLPVFDADPKGIATRKASGDVLTALAPVLPELWGGSADLAGSNNTTMEGEPSFVPESKQTGEFPGNPYGRTLHFGIREHAMGAILNGVALQSLTRPYGGTFLIFSDYMRPAVRLAALMKLPVTYVWTHDSIGLGEDGPTHQPVEQLAALRAIPGLDVVRPADANETAVCWRTVLEHHDRPAGLALTRQPLPVLERGDDAYAPAEGAARGGYVLADSRGGTPDVILVATGSEVHIALEARDVLAAEGHDARVVSLPCREWFAEQPYAYQDAVLPPEVRARVSVEAAVAQGWRDVVGDAGRMVSLEHFGASAAYERLYEEFGITPRAVADAARESIRAAAGPVRPGGERPGAAPTEGGTGDVG is encoded by the coding sequence ATGGCACCCGCCGAAACGCCCAACGGCCCGAACGACGGTCGCGACCCGCGACTGGCCCCGCCCCTCGCGGACGCGGCAGGCTGGGGGCCGCTCGACGTCCGCGCCGTCGACACCGTGCGGGTGCTGGCCGCCGACGCCGTGCAGAAGGCGGGCCACGGCCACCCGGGCACCGCGATGAGCCTGGCGCCGCTGGCGTACCTGCTGTTCCAGCAGGTGATGCGGCACGACCCGGCCGACGACCAGTGGCTCGGCCGGGACCGCTTCGTGCTGTCCTGCGGCCACTCCAGCCTCACCCTCTACATCCAGCTGTACCTGAGCGGCTACGGCATGGAGCTGACGGACCTGGAGGCGCTGCGCACCTGGGGTTCCGCCACGCCCGGCCACCCGGAGTACCGGCACACCCGGGGCGTCGAGATCACCACCGGACCGCTCGGGCAGGGACTGGCCTCGGCCGTCGGCATGGCCATGGCGGCCCGCCGCGAGCGCGGCCTCCTCGACCCCGACGCCCCGGCCGGCACGAGCCCCTTCGACCACCACGTGTACGTCGTCGCCTCCGACGGCGACCTGATGGAGGGCGTGACGTCCGAGGCCAGTTCACTGGCGGGGCACCAGGAGCTCGGGAATCTCATCGTCTTCTACGACTCCAACCACATCTCCATCGAGGACGACACCGACATCTCCTTCAGCGAGGACGTCACCGCCCGCTACGCCGCGTACGGCTGGGACGTCCACACGGTCGACTTCACCCGGACCGGCGACTACGTCGAGGACGTCGACGCCCTGCTCGCCGCCGTCGAAGCCGCCAAGAGCGAGCGCGGCCGGCCCTCCCTGATCCTCCTGCGCACGATCATCGGCTGGCCCGCACCCACCAAGCAGAACACCGGCAAGGCCCACGGCTCCGCCCTCGGCGACGAGGAGGTCGCCGCCACCAAGAAGCTGCTCGGCTTCGACCCGAACGCCGATTTCGCCGTCGAGGACGACGTACTGGAACACGCCCGCGCGGTCGTCGAGCGCGGGGCCGATGCCCACCGCGCCTGGGAGCCCGGCTATCAGGAGTGGCGCTCCACCCACCCCGAACGCGCCGAACTCCTCGACCGGCTGCGGGAGCAGAAGTTCCCCGAGGGCTGGACCGACAGCCTTCCCGTGTTCGACGCCGACCCCAAGGGCATCGCCACCCGCAAGGCGTCCGGCGATGTGCTCACCGCGCTGGCCCCCGTGCTGCCCGAGCTGTGGGGTGGCTCGGCCGACCTCGCGGGGAGCAACAACACCACCATGGAGGGCGAGCCGTCCTTCGTGCCGGAGTCCAAGCAGACCGGCGAGTTCCCCGGCAACCCCTACGGCCGCACGCTCCACTTCGGCATCCGCGAGCACGCCATGGGCGCGATCCTCAACGGCGTCGCGCTCCAGAGCCTCACCCGCCCCTACGGCGGTACGTTCCTGATCTTCAGCGACTACATGCGCCCGGCCGTCCGGCTCGCCGCCCTGATGAAGCTCCCGGTCACCTACGTCTGGACCCATGACTCCATCGGCCTGGGCGAGGACGGCCCCACCCACCAGCCCGTCGAGCAGCTCGCCGCCCTCCGCGCGATCCCCGGCCTCGACGTCGTACGGCCCGCCGACGCGAACGAGACGGCCGTGTGCTGGCGCACCGTCCTGGAGCACCACGACCGGCCCGCCGGTCTCGCCCTGACCCGGCAGCCGCTGCCCGTCCTGGAGCGGGGGGACGACGCGTACGCCCCCGCCGAGGGGGCCGCCCGGGGCGGCTACGTACTCGCCGACAGCCGGGGCGGGACGCCCGACGTCATCCTCGTCGCGACCGGATCCGAGGTCCACATCGCCCTGGAGGCGCGCGACGTGCTGGCCGCCGAGGGACACGACGCGCGTGTGGTCTCCCTGCCCTGCCGCGAGTGGTTCGCCGAGCAGCCGTACGCCTACCAGGACGCCGTCCTGCCGCCCGAGGTCCGGGCCCGGGTCAGCGTTGAGGCCGCCGTCGCCCAGGGCTGGCGGGATGTGGTGGGGGACGCGGGCCGCATGGTGAGCCTGGAGCACTTCGGCGCGTCCGCCGCCTACGAGCGGCTGTACGAGGAGTTCGGCATCACACCCCGCGCGGTCGCCGACGCCGCACGGGAGAGCATCCGCGCGGCGGCCGGACCCGTGCGGCCCGGCGGGGAGCGCCCCGGCGCGGCCCCGACCGAGGGCGGCACCGGAGACGTCGGCTAG
- a CDS encoding superoxide dismutase has product MATYTLPELPYDYAALEPVINPQIVELHHDKHHAAYVKGANDTLEQLEEARDKEAWGAINGLQKSLAFHLSGHILHSIYWHNMTGDGGGEPLAADGVGDLADAITESFGSYAGFKSQLTKAAATTQGSGWGVLAYEPVSGRLIVEQVYDHQGNVGQGSVPVLVFDAWEHAFYLQYKNQKVDFIEAMWRVVNWQDVAKRYAAAKERADVLLLAP; this is encoded by the coding sequence ATGGCCACGTACACGCTCCCGGAACTCCCGTACGACTACGCGGCGCTCGAACCGGTCATCAACCCGCAGATCGTCGAGCTGCACCACGACAAGCACCACGCCGCGTACGTCAAGGGCGCGAACGACACCCTGGAGCAGCTGGAGGAGGCCCGCGACAAGGAGGCCTGGGGCGCGATCAACGGCCTTCAGAAGAGCCTCGCGTTTCACCTCTCCGGCCACATCCTGCACTCGATCTACTGGCACAACATGACCGGCGACGGCGGCGGCGAGCCCCTCGCGGCGGACGGCGTGGGCGACCTCGCCGACGCGATCACCGAGTCCTTCGGCTCCTACGCGGGCTTCAAGTCCCAGCTGACGAAGGCCGCGGCGACCACCCAGGGTTCCGGCTGGGGCGTGCTCGCGTACGAGCCCGTGAGCGGCAGGCTGATCGTCGAGCAGGTCTACGACCACCAGGGCAACGTCGGCCAGGGCTCGGTCCCGGTCCTCGTGTTCGACGCCTGGGAGCACGCCTTCTACCTGCAGTACAAGAATCAGAAGGTGGACTTCATCGAGGCGATGTGGCGGGTCGTCAACTGGCAGGACGTGGCGAAGCGTTACGCCGCCGCCAAGGAGCGTGCGGACGTGCTGTTGCTCGCCCCCTGA
- a CDS encoding glycerophosphodiester phosphodiesterase family protein: MSVAPRRRSILLATAAVTAAATAPAVAAPAGRGPHRPSGPLVIGHRGAAGWRPEHTADAYTYAVRAGADWIEPDLVPTKDHVLVVRHENEIGGTTDVARRPEFADRRTTKTVDGKAVTGWFTEDFLLRELRALRTVERLPLVRDRNTVFDGRGSVMTFQEVVDLARRLSRESGRRIAVFPETKHPTYFRSIGLPLEEELIRVIRRNRLTARDCVVQSFDPASLRRVAAARLGLPLWQALGTSGGPYGHGATYRDMMTPAGLREIASYAQWIGPDKSSLVPPSTLLADAHAAGLKVGAYTFRAENQYLPAAYRRGSAPTAFGDAFAEYAFHYGQGVDAVVTDFPDLAAQARDDLRA; the protein is encoded by the coding sequence ATGTCCGTTGCCCCCAGGCGTCGTTCGATCCTCCTGGCCACCGCCGCCGTCACCGCCGCGGCCACCGCCCCGGCCGTCGCCGCCCCCGCCGGCCGGGGCCCCCACCGCCCGTCGGGCCCCCTGGTCATCGGGCATCGCGGGGCGGCGGGCTGGCGGCCCGAGCACACCGCCGACGCGTACACCTATGCCGTACGGGCCGGGGCCGACTGGATCGAGCCGGATCTCGTGCCGACGAAGGACCACGTCCTGGTCGTGCGGCACGAGAACGAGATCGGCGGGACGACGGACGTCGCGCGCCGCCCCGAGTTCGCGGACCGCCGCACCACGAAGACCGTCGACGGCAAGGCGGTGACCGGCTGGTTCACCGAGGACTTCCTCCTGCGCGAGCTGCGGGCGCTGCGCACGGTGGAACGGCTTCCGCTGGTCCGCGACCGCAACACGGTCTTCGACGGGCGGGGCTCGGTGATGACCTTCCAGGAGGTGGTCGACCTGGCCCGGCGGCTGTCCCGGGAGTCGGGCCGGCGGATCGCGGTGTTCCCGGAGACGAAGCACCCGACGTACTTCCGCTCGATCGGGCTGCCGCTGGAGGAGGAGCTGATCCGGGTGATCCGCCGGAACCGGCTGACCGCCCGGGACTGCGTCGTCCAGTCCTTCGATCCCGCGAGCCTGCGCCGGGTGGCCGCGGCCCGCCTCGGCCTCCCGCTGTGGCAGGCGCTGGGCACGAGCGGCGGCCCGTACGGGCACGGGGCCACCTACCGGGACATGATGACCCCGGCCGGGCTCCGCGAGATCGCCTCGTACGCGCAGTGGATCGGCCCGGACAAGTCCTCGCTCGTCCCGCCGAGCACCCTGCTGGCGGACGCACACGCGGCGGGCCTGAAGGTCGGCGCGTACACCTTCCGGGCGGAGAACCAGTACCTCCCGGCCGCGTACCGCCGGGGCAGTGCGCCCACCGCCTTCGGCGACGCGTTCGCCGAGTACGCCTTCCACTACGGGCAGGGCGTGGACGCGGTGGTGACGGACTTCCCGGACCTGGCGGCGCAGGCCAGGGACGACCTGCGGGCGTGA
- a CDS encoding CatB-related O-acetyltransferase has protein sequence MTSAPAPVPADPTVLHPMPGQPRVVQLKPLVTSPLIEAGEYSYYDDPEHATEFETRNVLYHYGPERLVIGKFCAFGTGVRFIMNGSNHRMDGPSTFPFPTLGGSWADHFDLLTGLPNRGDTVIGNDVWIGYEAVIMPGVRIGHGAIISSRSVVVSDVPDYGIVGGNPARLIRTRYAEADVARLLAVAWWDWPADHLTRHIRTVMSGTVAELEAAAPQAG, from the coding sequence ATGACTTCTGCCCCCGCGCCCGTCCCGGCCGACCCCACCGTCCTGCACCCGATGCCCGGCCAGCCGCGCGTGGTGCAGCTGAAGCCCTTGGTCACCTCACCGCTGATCGAGGCCGGGGAGTACTCGTACTACGACGACCCCGAGCACGCCACGGAGTTCGAGACCCGCAACGTGCTCTACCACTACGGGCCGGAGCGCCTGGTGATCGGGAAGTTCTGCGCGTTCGGCACCGGGGTGCGGTTCATCATGAACGGCTCCAACCACCGCATGGACGGGCCGTCCACGTTCCCGTTCCCGACGCTCGGCGGCTCCTGGGCCGACCACTTCGACCTGCTGACGGGTCTGCCCAACCGGGGTGACACGGTGATCGGCAACGACGTCTGGATCGGCTACGAGGCCGTGATCATGCCGGGGGTCCGCATCGGGCACGGCGCGATCATCAGCTCGCGCTCCGTGGTGGTCTCCGACGTCCCCGACTACGGCATCGTCGGCGGCAACCCGGCCCGCCTGATCCGCACCCGGTACGCGGAGGCGGACGTCGCGCGCCTGCTGGCGGTGGCCTGGTGGGACTGGCCGGCGGACCACCTGACGCGCCACATCCGTACGGTGATGTCGGGCACGGTGGCGGAGCTGGAGGCGGCGGCGCCGCAGGCCGGGTAA
- a CDS encoding amino acid permease: MDRTSASPPTADSAAPAGPSADSALTHGLKQRHLSMIALGGVIGAGLFVGSGAGIAAAGPSIVVAYAISGLLVMMVMRMLGEMSAANPASGSFSVHAERAIGPWAGFTAGWSFWFLLCVAVGLEGIGAAQIVSGWLPGTPEWAWVALFMVIFLGTNLAAVKNFGEFEFWFAALKVIAITLFLVLGLLAILGLLPDTDAPGLSNLTGDGGFLPQGMDGFIIGLLASVFAYGGLETVTIAAAESENPVQGVAKAVRTAMWRIAVFYIGSMAVIVTLVPWDDPKVAEVGPFYAMLDHLGIGSAAQIMNVVILIALLSAMNANIYGASRMARSLVARGQGPAVLGKISSGVPRNAVLFSSVFGFACVLLSYWRPDDVFPWLLNMIGAVILVVWIFIAASQLILRGRTEREAPEKLVVRMWFFPVGTIVALAAMVGIFLLMLRQPDTRDQLLATGALTVVLIGIGLVRQRRRGGDGGSSADGSSADGGDGTAAIPAQRK; this comes from the coding sequence ATGGATCGGACCTCCGCGTCTCCCCCCACCGCTGACTCCGCGGCCCCCGCCGGCCCCTCGGCGGACTCCGCGCTCACCCACGGACTCAAACAGCGCCACCTCTCGATGATCGCCCTCGGCGGGGTGATCGGCGCCGGGCTGTTCGTCGGCTCGGGCGCCGGGATCGCCGCGGCGGGCCCCTCGATCGTCGTGGCGTACGCCATTTCCGGACTGCTCGTCATGATGGTGATGCGCATGCTCGGCGAGATGTCGGCCGCCAATCCGGCGTCCGGTTCCTTCTCCGTGCACGCCGAGCGGGCGATCGGCCCGTGGGCCGGGTTCACCGCGGGCTGGTCCTTCTGGTTCCTGCTCTGTGTCGCCGTGGGCCTGGAGGGCATCGGGGCCGCGCAGATCGTCAGCGGCTGGCTGCCGGGGACGCCGGAGTGGGCGTGGGTCGCCCTGTTCATGGTGATCTTCCTCGGGACGAACCTGGCCGCCGTGAAGAACTTCGGCGAGTTCGAGTTCTGGTTCGCCGCTCTCAAGGTCATCGCGATCACGCTGTTCCTGGTGCTCGGCCTGCTGGCGATCCTGGGCTTGCTGCCCGACACGGACGCCCCCGGCCTGTCCAACCTCACGGGGGACGGCGGCTTCCTCCCCCAGGGCATGGACGGGTTCATCATCGGACTCCTCGCCTCCGTCTTCGCGTACGGCGGTCTGGAGACCGTCACCATCGCGGCGGCCGAGTCCGAGAACCCGGTGCAGGGCGTCGCGAAGGCGGTCCGTACGGCGATGTGGCGCATCGCGGTGTTCTACATCGGCTCGATGGCGGTCATCGTCACGCTGGTCCCCTGGGACGACCCGAAGGTCGCCGAGGTCGGCCCGTTCTACGCGATGCTCGACCACCTCGGCATCGGGTCGGCCGCGCAGATCATGAACGTGGTCATCCTCATCGCCCTGCTCTCCGCGATGAACGCCAACATCTACGGGGCGTCCCGCATGGCCCGGTCGCTGGTCGCCCGCGGCCAGGGCCCGGCCGTGCTCGGGAAGATCTCCTCCGGGGTGCCGCGCAACGCCGTGCTGTTCTCCTCGGTCTTCGGCTTCGCGTGCGTGCTGCTCAGCTACTGGCGGCCCGACGACGTCTTCCCGTGGCTGCTGAACATGATCGGCGCGGTGATCCTGGTGGTGTGGATCTTCATCGCGGCCTCCCAGCTGATCCTGCGCGGCCGCACCGAGCGGGAGGCGCCCGAGAAGCTCGTCGTGCGGATGTGGTTCTTCCCCGTCGGCACGATCGTCGCCCTGGCGGCCATGGTGGGCATCTTCCTGCTGATGCTGCGCCAGCCGGACACCCGGGACCAGCTGCTGGCCACGGGAGCGCTGACCGTGGTGCTGATCGGCATCGGCCTCGTACGTCAGCGGCGACGGGGCGGCGACGGCGGGAGCAGCGCCGACGGGAGCAGCGCCGACGGCGGCGACGGCACGGCCGCGATCCCGGCGCAGCGGAAGTAG
- a CDS encoding amino acid permease yields MHEAPPPTPASTPASTAVPAEPLSHGLKQRHLTMLGLGGVIGAGLFVGSGAGIAVAGPAIVVSYLIAGALAMLVMRMLGEMSAAMPASGSFSVHAERALGRWAGFSVGWLYWFLLVVVLAVEATAAAQIAHGWVPGVEPWAWVLLFMVVFTAANLTAVKNFGEFEFWFASLKVGAIVVFLVLGLLAVLGWLPDTDPVGMANLTGQGGFLPNGWSGVVSGVLTVVFAFGGLEVVTIAAAETDDPARAVGRAVRSAVVRILFFYVGSMLVIVTVLPWTAQQAGLSPYVKVLDAIGVPSAGQIMNIVVFVALLSALNANLYGSSRMVFSLAERGEAPRGLLKVSGAPGAGGVPRRAVLASVAFGFVSVLLNLVWPDTVFLYMLNSVGAVLLFVWALIAASQLRLRARLELEAPEALSLRMWCFPYLTWVTLAGLFGVLVLMLTDEAARPQVLWSAGATALVLLVAVGRQRREQHGKPAVTDR; encoded by the coding sequence ATGCACGAGGCCCCTCCCCCCACCCCGGCTTCCACGCCTGCGTCCACCGCCGTCCCGGCCGAGCCGCTGTCGCACGGACTCAAGCAGCGCCATCTGACGATGCTGGGGCTCGGAGGGGTGATCGGGGCGGGGCTCTTCGTGGGCTCCGGCGCGGGGATCGCGGTGGCGGGGCCCGCCATCGTCGTCTCGTATCTGATCGCGGGGGCCCTCGCGATGCTGGTGATGCGGATGCTGGGCGAGATGTCCGCCGCGATGCCCGCCTCCGGTTCGTTCTCCGTGCACGCCGAGCGGGCGCTCGGGCGGTGGGCCGGGTTCAGCGTCGGCTGGCTGTACTGGTTCCTGCTGGTGGTGGTCCTCGCCGTGGAGGCGACGGCGGCCGCGCAGATCGCCCATGGCTGGGTGCCGGGCGTCGAACCGTGGGCGTGGGTGCTGCTGTTCATGGTGGTGTTCACCGCGGCGAATCTGACGGCGGTGAAGAACTTCGGCGAGTTCGAGTTCTGGTTCGCCTCCTTGAAGGTCGGCGCGATCGTCGTCTTCCTGGTGCTCGGGCTGCTGGCCGTCCTCGGATGGCTCCCGGACACCGATCCGGTCGGGATGGCCAACCTGACCGGCCAGGGCGGCTTCCTGCCGAACGGCTGGAGCGGGGTCGTCTCCGGTGTGCTGACCGTGGTCTTCGCCTTCGGCGGTCTCGAGGTCGTCACCATCGCCGCCGCCGAGACGGACGACCCCGCGCGCGCGGTGGGGCGTGCGGTGCGCAGCGCGGTGGTGCGCATCCTCTTCTTCTACGTCGGCTCGATGCTGGTGATCGTGACCGTGCTGCCGTGGACCGCGCAGCAGGCGGGGCTGAGCCCGTATGTGAAGGTGCTGGACGCGATCGGGGTCCCGTCGGCCGGGCAGATCATGAACATCGTGGTGTTCGTGGCGCTGCTCTCGGCGCTCAACGCCAATCTGTACGGCTCCTCCCGCATGGTCTTCTCGCTGGCGGAGCGCGGGGAGGCCCCGCGCGGGCTGCTGAAGGTCTCGGGCGCCCCCGGGGCGGGCGGGGTTCCCCGGCGGGCGGTGCTGGCCTCGGTGGCCTTCGGCTTCGTCTCCGTCCTGCTCAACCTGGTGTGGCCGGACACGGTGTTCCTCTACATGCTCAACTCGGTCGGCGCGGTGCTGCTGTTCGTGTGGGCGCTGATCGCCGCCTCCCAGCTGCGGCTGCGCGCCCGGCTGGAGCTGGAGGCCCCCGAGGCGCTCTCGCTGCGGATGTGGTGCTTCCCGTATCTGACCTGGGTGACGCTGGCCGGGCTGTTCGGGGTGCTGGTGCTGATGCTGACCGACGAGGCGGCGCGCCCGCAGGTGCTGTGGTCGGCCGGGGCGACGGCCTTGGTGCTGCTGGTGGCGGTGGGACGGCAGCGGCGGGAGCAGCACGGGAAACCTGCCGTTACCGACCGGTAG
- a CDS encoding biotin transporter BioY, translating into MSTAAAPVRSGAVLADLLPAARHRYAVDAALVLGGAALTGIAAQIAVPVPGSPVPVTGQTFAALLIGTALGARRGFLSLALYALVGMAGMPWFAEASSGWSMPSLGYVFGMLLAATVVGALARRGGDRSVLRTAGTMVLGSAIIYAIGVPYLALSTGMSLSAAVAAGLVPFLIGDALKAALAMGLLPTTWKLLGRRG; encoded by the coding sequence ATGAGCACTGCTGCCGCCCCCGTCCGCTCCGGAGCGGTCCTCGCCGACCTGCTGCCCGCAGCCCGGCACCGCTACGCCGTGGACGCGGCCCTCGTCCTCGGCGGCGCCGCCCTGACCGGCATCGCGGCCCAGATCGCCGTCCCGGTCCCCGGCTCCCCGGTGCCGGTCACCGGCCAGACCTTCGCCGCGCTCCTCATCGGCACCGCGCTGGGCGCCCGCCGAGGCTTCCTCTCCCTCGCGCTGTACGCGCTCGTCGGCATGGCCGGCATGCCGTGGTTCGCCGAGGCCTCCTCGGGCTGGTCGATGCCGTCCCTGGGCTACGTCTTCGGCATGCTCCTGGCCGCCACCGTCGTCGGCGCCCTCGCCCGGCGCGGCGGCGACCGCTCCGTACTGCGCACCGCGGGCACGATGGTCCTCGGCTCCGCGATCATCTACGCCATCGGCGTGCCCTACCTCGCGCTGTCCACCGGGATGTCGCTGAGCGCCGCCGTCGCCGCCGGCCTCGTCCCCTTCCTGATCGGCGACGCCCTCAAGGCGGCACTGGCCATGGGCCTCCTGCCGACCACCTGGAAGCTGCTGGGCCGCCGCGGCTGA
- a CDS encoding FAD-binding oxidoreductase, giving the protein MSYQPSGSAPATFQTGFPIRPGRLVEAATPDDVREAVAYAAARGLPVAAHATGHGLPGAVEGGVLVVTRALDSVAVDPVRRTALIGAGATWGAVTAATTPHGLAPLNGSSPSVGAVSYTLGGGLGILAREFGYAADHVRALEVVTADGVSRRVTPEREPELFWGLRGGGHRLGVVTALEIGLVAVERLYGGSIAYAGERAAEVAGRYTEWTRTVPESLTSSLAALVYPDLPQLPEELRGRYVVSVRVAFTGDAAEGERLVAPLRGIGPVLADSLREMPYAESPTIHSDPPFPHAYYGEGLVLRELDAGRAARVLELTGPGAPMMTVVQLNHLGGALAGRPEAANAVPYRDAGFLLRLLSPLDGTDVAAVRSLYGEVSGVLGPLVQGRSLNFSFGGGDRTAGLHEPETAKRLAGLVSQFDPAGLFGGPYEG; this is encoded by the coding sequence ATGTCGTACCAGCCCAGTGGATCCGCACCCGCCACCTTCCAGACCGGCTTCCCGATCCGGCCCGGCCGACTGGTCGAGGCCGCCACGCCCGACGACGTACGGGAGGCCGTGGCGTACGCCGCCGCGCGCGGGCTCCCCGTCGCCGCGCACGCCACCGGCCACGGGCTGCCCGGGGCGGTCGAGGGCGGCGTCCTCGTCGTCACCCGCGCCCTGGACTCCGTCGCCGTCGACCCGGTCCGCCGCACCGCCCTGATCGGTGCGGGCGCGACCTGGGGCGCGGTGACCGCGGCGACGACTCCGCACGGACTGGCCCCGCTGAACGGCTCGTCGCCCTCGGTGGGCGCGGTCTCGTACACACTGGGCGGCGGGCTGGGCATCCTGGCCCGGGAGTTCGGGTACGCCGCCGACCATGTGCGGGCGCTGGAGGTGGTGACCGCCGACGGGGTTTCGCGCCGGGTCACGCCGGAGCGCGAGCCGGAGCTGTTCTGGGGGCTGCGCGGCGGCGGGCACCGGCTGGGGGTGGTGACCGCCCTGGAGATCGGCCTGGTGGCGGTGGAGCGGCTGTACGGGGGCTCGATCGCGTATGCCGGGGAGCGGGCGGCCGAGGTGGCGGGCCGCTATACGGAGTGGACCCGGACCGTGCCGGAGTCGCTCACTTCCTCGCTGGCCGCGCTCGTCTATCCGGACCTGCCGCAGCTGCCCGAGGAGTTGCGCGGGCGGTACGTCGTCTCGGTGCGGGTCGCCTTCACGGGGGACGCGGCCGAGGGCGAGCGGCTGGTGGCCCCGCTGCGGGGCATCGGTCCGGTGCTCGCGGACTCGTTGCGGGAGATGCCGTACGCCGAGAGTCCCACCATCCACAGCGACCCGCCGTTCCCGCACGCGTACTACGGGGAGGGGCTGGTGCTCCGGGAGCTGGACGCGGGGCGGGCGGCCCGGGTGCTGGAGCTGACCGGGCCCGGGGCCCCGATGATGACGGTGGTGCAGCTCAACCATCTCGGCGGGGCGTTGGCCGGGCGGCCGGAGGCGGCGAACGCGGTGCCGTACCGGGACGCGGGCTTCCTGCTGCGGCTGCTGTCGCCGCTGGACGGGACGGACGTGGCGGCGGTGCGCTCGCTGTACGGGGAGGTGTCCGGGGTGCTGGGGCCGCTCGTTCAGGGGCGGTCGCTGAACTTCTCCTTCGGTGGCGGGGACCGTACCGCCGGTCTCCATGAGCCGGAAACGGCGAAGAGGCTCGCCGGTCTGGTCTCCCAGTTCGATCCGGCGGGCCTCTTCGGGGGGCCTTACGAGGGCTGA
- a CDS encoding Dps family protein — MSPARTPRYTVPGLGVDEGRQVIDLLTLRLHALNDLALTLKHIHWNVVGPHFIAVHEMLDPQTTAVRDMADAAAERISALGGEPNGTPGALVRERTWDDYSVGRADAIAHLGALDLVYTGVIESHREAVEKAGEIDPVTEDLLIEHLRGLEQFQWFVRAHLESGSGALSNAGADTEEEAAEAASPKQAAAKRTPAKKTALPAPAKKTAKKAAKKNTASRRTTR; from the coding sequence ATGTCCCCCGCACGCACCCCCCGCTACACCGTTCCCGGCCTCGGCGTCGACGAGGGCCGGCAGGTCATCGACCTCCTGACGCTGCGCCTGCACGCGCTCAACGACCTCGCGCTCACGCTCAAGCACATCCACTGGAACGTCGTCGGGCCGCACTTCATCGCCGTCCACGAGATGCTCGACCCGCAGACCACCGCCGTACGGGACATGGCCGACGCCGCCGCCGAGCGCATCTCCGCCCTCGGCGGCGAACCGAACGGCACCCCCGGCGCCCTGGTCAGGGAGCGCACCTGGGACGACTACAGCGTCGGGCGTGCCGACGCCATCGCCCATCTCGGCGCCCTGGACCTCGTCTACACGGGCGTCATCGAAAGCCATCGTGAGGCGGTCGAGAAGGCCGGCGAGATCGACCCCGTCACCGAGGATCTGCTCATCGAGCACCTGCGTGGCCTGGAGCAGTTCCAGTGGTTCGTCCGGGCCCACCTGGAGTCCGGCTCCGGCGCCCTGTCGAACGCCGGCGCCGACACCGAGGAGGAGGCGGCCGAGGCCGCGTCCCCGAAGCAGGCTGCCGCCAAGCGCACCCCCGCCAAGAAGACGGCGCTGCCCGCCCCGGCGAAGAAGACCGCCAAGAAGGCGGCCAAGAAGAACACGGCGAGCAGGCGCACCACCCGCTGA